From one Streptomyces sp. R41 genomic stretch:
- a CDS encoding acetyl-CoA C-acetyltransferase produces MSTEAYVYDAIRTPRGRGKANGALHGTKPIDLVVGLIHEVQRRFPGLDPAAIDDIVLGVVGPVGDQGSDIARIAAVAAGLPDTVAGVQENRFCASGLEAVNMAAMKVRSGWEDLVLAGGVESMSRVPMASDGGAWFADPMTNMATNFVPQGIGADLIATIEGFSRRDVDEYAALSQERAAAAWKDGRFEKSVVPVRDRSGLVVLDHDEHMRPGTTADSLAKLKPSFADIGELGGFDAVALQKYHWVEEIDHVHHAGNSSGIVDGASLVAIGSKEVGERYGLTPRARIVSAAVSGSEPTIMLTGPAPASRKALAKAGLTIDDIDLVEINEAFAAVVLRFAKDMGLSLDKVNVNGGAIALGHPLGATGAMILGTLVDELERQDKRYGLATLCVGGGMGIATIVERV; encoded by the coding sequence GTGAGCACCGAAGCGTACGTGTACGACGCGATCCGCACCCCACGCGGCCGCGGCAAGGCGAACGGCGCCCTGCACGGCACCAAGCCCATCGACCTGGTCGTCGGGCTCATCCACGAGGTCCAGCGCCGCTTCCCGGGTCTCGACCCGGCCGCGATCGACGACATCGTCCTCGGTGTCGTGGGCCCGGTCGGCGACCAGGGCTCCGACATCGCCCGCATCGCCGCGGTCGCCGCCGGACTGCCCGACACGGTCGCCGGCGTCCAGGAAAACCGCTTCTGTGCCTCCGGTCTGGAAGCGGTCAACATGGCGGCGATGAAGGTCCGCTCCGGCTGGGAGGACCTCGTCCTCGCGGGCGGCGTCGAGTCGATGTCGCGGGTGCCGATGGCCTCGGACGGCGGCGCCTGGTTCGCCGACCCGATGACCAACATGGCCACCAACTTCGTGCCGCAGGGCATCGGCGCCGACCTCATCGCCACCATCGAGGGCTTCTCGCGGCGGGATGTCGACGAGTACGCGGCCCTGTCCCAGGAGCGGGCTGCCGCCGCCTGGAAGGACGGACGCTTCGAGAAGTCCGTCGTCCCCGTCAGGGACCGCAGCGGGCTCGTCGTCCTCGACCACGACGAGCACATGCGCCCCGGCACCACCGCCGACTCGCTCGCCAAGCTGAAGCCGTCGTTCGCCGACATCGGCGAGCTGGGCGGATTCGACGCCGTGGCGCTGCAGAAGTACCACTGGGTCGAGGAGATCGACCACGTCCACCACGCGGGCAACTCCTCCGGAATCGTCGACGGCGCCTCCCTCGTCGCCATCGGCTCGAAGGAGGTCGGCGAGCGCTACGGCCTCACCCCCCGCGCGCGGATCGTCTCCGCTGCCGTCTCCGGTTCCGAGCCCACCATCATGCTCACCGGACCCGCGCCCGCGAGCCGCAAGGCGCTCGCCAAGGCCGGACTGACCATCGACGACATCGACCTCGTCGAGATCAACGAGGCCTTCGCCGCGGTCGTGCTGCGGTTCGCGAAGGACATGGGCCTGTCCCTGGACAAGGTCAACGTCAACGGCGGCGCGATCGCGCTGGGCCACCCGCTCGGCGCGACCGGCGCGATGATCCTCGGCACCCTCGTCGACGAACTGGAGCGCCAGGACAAGCGCTACGGCCTCGCCACGCTGTGCGTGGGCGGCGGCATGGGCATCGCCACGATCGTCGAGCGCGTCTGA
- a CDS encoding 3-hydroxyacyl-CoA dehydrogenase NAD-binding domain-containing protein: MSTESTTIRWEQDETGVVTLVLDDPNQSANTMNQAFKDSIAAIAERAEAEKDSIRGIIYTSAKKTFFAGGDLKDMIQAGPENAQQAFDTGTAIKSSLRRIETLGKPVVAAINGAALGGGYEIALASHHRIALDAPGSKIGLPEVTLGLLPAGGGVTRTVRLMGITDALLKVLLQGTQYSPKRALESGLVHDLAATPEEMLAKARAFIDANPESQQPWDKPGYKIPGGTPSNPKFAANLPAFPANLKKQLNGAPYPAPRNIMAAAVEGSQVDFETALTIEARYFTELVTGQTAKNMIQAFFFDLQAVNSGANRPKGIEPRQVRKVAVLGAGMMGAGIAYSCARAGIDVVLKDVSAEAAAKGKAYSEKLCAKAVSRGRTSQDKADALLARITPTADPNELAGCDAVIEAVFEDTALKHKVFQEIQNIVEPDALLCSNTSTLPITVLAEGVDRQDDFIGLHFFSPVDKMPLVEIIKGERTGDEALARAFDLVRQIKKTPIVVNDSRGFFTSRVIGHFINEGVAMVGEGIEPASVEQAAAQAGYPAKVLSLMDELTLTLPRKIRKESKQAVEEAGGTWQTHPAEAVIDRMVEEFGRSGRSGGAGFYEYGEDGKRGKLWPGLREHFTKPGYEIPFKDMQERMLFSEALDTVRLLEEGVLTSVADANIGSIFGIGFPGWTGGVLQYINGYDGGGSGAGAGLPGFVARARELAERYGERFTPPALLVEKAEKGERFSDK, encoded by the coding sequence ATGAGCACTGAGTCCACCACCATCCGCTGGGAACAGGACGAGACCGGCGTCGTCACCCTCGTCCTCGACGACCCCAACCAGTCCGCCAACACCATGAACCAGGCCTTCAAGGACTCGATCGCGGCGATCGCCGAGCGCGCCGAGGCCGAGAAGGACTCCATCCGCGGCATCATCTACACCTCCGCCAAGAAGACCTTCTTCGCGGGCGGCGACCTCAAGGACATGATCCAGGCCGGGCCGGAGAACGCCCAGCAGGCCTTCGACACCGGTACGGCCATCAAGTCCTCCCTGCGCCGCATCGAGACCCTGGGCAAGCCGGTCGTCGCCGCCATCAACGGCGCGGCGCTCGGCGGCGGATACGAGATCGCCCTCGCCTCCCACCACCGCATCGCCCTCGACGCGCCGGGCTCCAAGATCGGCCTGCCCGAGGTGACCCTCGGTCTGCTGCCCGCCGGCGGCGGCGTCACCCGCACCGTCCGCCTCATGGGCATCACGGACGCCCTCCTGAAGGTGCTGCTCCAGGGAACCCAGTACTCCCCGAAGCGGGCCCTGGAGAGCGGCCTCGTGCACGACTTGGCGGCGACCCCCGAGGAGATGCTCGCCAAGGCGCGCGCCTTCATCGACGCCAACCCCGAGTCGCAGCAGCCCTGGGACAAGCCGGGCTACAAGATCCCGGGCGGTACGCCGTCGAACCCGAAGTTCGCCGCCAACCTGCCCGCTTTCCCGGCCAACCTGAAGAAGCAGCTGAACGGCGCCCCGTACCCGGCACCGCGCAACATCATGGCGGCCGCCGTCGAGGGCTCGCAGGTCGACTTCGAGACCGCGCTGACCATCGAGGCGCGCTACTTCACCGAGCTGGTCACCGGCCAGACCGCGAAGAACATGATCCAGGCGTTCTTCTTCGACCTCCAGGCGGTCAACTCCGGTGCCAACCGGCCCAAGGGCATCGAGCCGCGCCAGGTCCGCAAGGTCGCCGTCCTCGGCGCCGGGATGATGGGCGCGGGCATCGCCTACTCGTGCGCCCGTGCGGGCATCGACGTCGTCCTCAAGGACGTGTCCGCCGAGGCGGCGGCCAAGGGCAAGGCCTACTCCGAGAAGCTCTGCGCGAAGGCCGTCTCCCGGGGCCGTACCAGCCAGGACAAGGCCGACGCCCTCCTTGCGCGCATCACGCCCACCGCGGACCCGAACGAGCTGGCCGGCTGCGACGCCGTGATCGAGGCCGTCTTCGAGGACACGGCGCTCAAGCACAAGGTGTTCCAGGAGATCCAGAACATCGTCGAGCCGGACGCACTGCTGTGCTCCAACACCTCGACCCTGCCGATCACCGTGCTCGCCGAGGGCGTGGACCGGCAGGACGACTTCATCGGGCTGCATTTCTTCTCGCCCGTCGACAAGATGCCGCTCGTCGAGATCATCAAGGGCGAGCGCACCGGCGACGAGGCACTGGCGCGCGCCTTCGACCTCGTACGGCAGATCAAGAAGACCCCGATCGTCGTCAACGACTCGCGCGGCTTCTTCACCTCCCGCGTCATCGGGCACTTCATCAACGAGGGCGTCGCGATGGTCGGTGAGGGCATCGAGCCCGCGTCCGTCGAGCAGGCCGCCGCCCAGGCCGGCTACCCGGCCAAGGTCCTCTCCCTGATGGACGAGCTCACGCTCACCCTGCCGCGCAAGATCCGCAAGGAGTCGAAGCAGGCCGTCGAGGAGGCGGGCGGCACCTGGCAGACGCACCCGGCCGAGGCGGTCATCGACCGCATGGTCGAGGAGTTCGGCCGCAGCGGGCGCAGCGGCGGCGCGGGCTTCTACGAGTACGGGGAGGACGGCAAGCGCGGCAAGCTGTGGCCGGGGCTGCGTGAGCACTTCACCAAGCCGGGCTACGAGATCCCGTTCAAGGACATGCAGGAGCGCATGCTCTTCTCCGAGGCGCTGGACACCGTCCGGCTCCTGGAGGAAGGAGTGCTGACCTCGGTCGCCGACGCCAACATCGGGTCCATCTTCGGCATCGGCTTCCCGGGCTGGACCGGCGGCGTGCTCCAGTACATCAACGGGTACGACGGCGGCGGGTCAGGTGCGGGCGCCGGGCTGCCCGGATTCGTGGCACGCGCGCGTGAACTCGCCGAGCGCTACGGGGAGCGGTTCACGCCGCCCGCGCTGCTCGTCGAGAAGGCGGAGAAGGGCGAGCGGTTCAGCGACAAGTAG
- a CDS encoding thiamine pyrophosphate-binding protein: MGRRPALALLDILRGEGVDRVFGNPGTTELPLLAALAETKDAPEYVLGIHEGAVVSMADGYARATGRPAFVSLHIAAGLANGLIGLLNARRSRTPLVVIAGQQDRRHLQQDPMLSGDLIGLARPAVKAAVDVQHARDLPLAVRRAFALAVRPPAGPVFLSVPMDLLTEDTEVDVPARTPTPLTGPAVGLERAAVLLGAATRPVIVAGDGVGRDDAVPALVRAAETCGAPVHHQPMADCLNFPTTHPLYAGMLPPRHDAIRDALTPYDTVLIAGAHAFTPHHYSPGPALPPGLTVVQLDSDPAEIGRNFPADSGLVGALAPSLDRLAELLREHVPAHTAKARVLRAGERHTAERNRTEAAARAAYSPAPLAPWAAAHAVARGLPPDAAVVEEAITVGLLLRRLVRLDRPGSYTHTVGGGLGWGIGAAVGRALAEPGRPVVAVLGDGCALFGLQGLWSAARSAVPVLFVVMSNGVYRTLQDTYQAMGDHGPCPGTELGTLDFTQAARFFGVDAVRAASADHLRELVSGAGELTGPLLVDVPLGQR, encoded by the coding sequence ATGGGTCGCCGCCCCGCCCTCGCCCTGCTGGACATTCTGCGCGGCGAGGGCGTGGACCGCGTCTTCGGCAACCCCGGCACCACCGAACTGCCCTTGCTGGCCGCCCTCGCGGAAACCAAGGACGCGCCCGAGTACGTCCTCGGCATCCACGAGGGCGCGGTCGTCTCCATGGCCGACGGATACGCCCGCGCCACCGGGCGGCCCGCCTTTGTCAGCCTGCACATCGCGGCCGGGCTCGCCAACGGACTCATCGGCCTGCTCAACGCCCGCCGCTCACGCACCCCGCTGGTGGTGATCGCGGGCCAGCAGGACCGCCGCCACCTCCAGCAGGACCCCATGCTGTCGGGCGACCTCATCGGGCTAGCCCGCCCGGCGGTCAAGGCGGCCGTCGACGTCCAGCACGCCCGTGACCTGCCGCTCGCCGTGCGCCGGGCCTTCGCCCTGGCCGTACGGCCGCCCGCGGGACCGGTGTTCCTCTCCGTGCCGATGGACCTGCTCACCGAGGACACCGAGGTCGACGTCCCGGCCCGTACGCCGACACCCCTTACAGGGCCGGCCGTTGGCCTGGAGCGCGCCGCCGTGCTGCTGGGCGCCGCCACCCGCCCCGTGATCGTCGCGGGAGACGGCGTGGGCCGCGACGACGCCGTCCCGGCGCTCGTGCGCGCGGCCGAGACCTGCGGCGCGCCCGTTCACCACCAGCCGATGGCCGACTGCCTGAACTTCCCGACCACGCACCCCCTGTACGCGGGCATGCTGCCTCCGCGCCACGACGCGATCCGCGACGCGCTCACGCCGTACGACACCGTGCTCATCGCGGGCGCGCACGCGTTCACCCCGCACCACTACAGCCCCGGTCCCGCGCTGCCACCCGGCCTCACCGTCGTGCAACTCGACTCCGACCCCGCCGAGATCGGCCGCAACTTCCCCGCCGACAGCGGACTCGTCGGCGCGCTCGCCCCCTCCCTCGACCGGCTCGCCGAGCTGCTGCGCGAACACGTGCCCGCGCACACCGCGAAGGCCCGAGTGCTGCGCGCCGGCGAGCGACATACCGCCGAGCGGAACCGCACGGAGGCCGCCGCCCGGGCCGCCTACTCCCCGGCGCCGCTCGCGCCCTGGGCCGCCGCGCACGCCGTGGCGCGCGGACTGCCGCCGGACGCCGCGGTCGTCGAAGAGGCCATCACGGTCGGCCTGTTGCTGCGCCGGCTCGTGCGCCTCGACCGTCCCGGCAGCTATACGCACACCGTCGGCGGCGGCCTCGGCTGGGGGATCGGGGCCGCCGTCGGCCGGGCGCTCGCCGAACCCGGGCGACCGGTTGTCGCCGTCCTCGGCGACGGCTGCGCACTCTTCGGCCTCCAGGGACTGTGGAGCGCGGCGCGCTCTGCGGTACCCGTGCTGTTCGTGGTGATGAGCAACGGCGTCTACCGCACACTTCAGGACACGTACCAGGCGATGGGAGACCACGGCCCTTGTCCCGGAACGGAGTTGGGCACACTCGACTTCACGCAGGCGGCGCGCTTCTTCGGCGTCGACGCGGTCCGGGCGGCGAGCGCCGATCACCTACGCGAACTCGTATCGGGGGCAGGGGAGTTGACCGGTCCCCTCCTCGTCGACGTACCACTTGGGCAGCGATGA
- a CDS encoding IclR family transcriptional regulator, with product MTDGPAPKSVLARGAALLRACGDSEGALSLAELALRTGLPKPSAHRLIGELVRLGLVERTPDGLYRIGLALFVLGQSAPSARELRDAALPYLGDLHEETHENVHLAVPDGPDTLFLEKVTGRRATPIVSRAGGRLPAHCTATGKIFLAHDPRPPHGGLPRLTPRTLVLPGQLARDLAATRARGYGVNLEEAEIGVSAVAAPVYERGRGPRPIAAISVTGGTRRLDMDRIGARVCAAARALTRTLSA from the coding sequence ATGACGGACGGTCCGGCGCCCAAGTCGGTGCTCGCGCGCGGGGCGGCGCTGCTGCGTGCCTGCGGGGATTCCGAGGGCGCCCTGAGCCTCGCCGAGCTGGCGCTGCGCACCGGGCTGCCCAAACCGAGCGCGCACCGCCTGATCGGCGAGCTGGTCCGGCTCGGGCTGGTCGAGCGCACTCCCGATGGGCTCTACCGCATCGGGCTCGCCCTCTTCGTGCTCGGTCAGTCGGCGCCGTCCGCCCGGGAGTTGCGGGACGCCGCGCTGCCCTACCTGGGGGATCTCCACGAGGAGACCCACGAGAACGTGCACCTCGCCGTGCCCGACGGCCCCGACACCCTCTTCCTCGAGAAAGTCACCGGCCGCCGTGCCACCCCGATCGTCTCGCGCGCCGGAGGCCGGCTGCCCGCGCACTGCACGGCCACCGGCAAGATCTTTCTGGCCCACGATCCGCGTCCGCCGCACGGCGGACTGCCCCGGCTCACCCCGCGCACCCTCGTCCTGCCGGGGCAGCTCGCCCGTGACCTCGCCGCGACGCGCGCTCGCGGGTACGGCGTGAACCTGGAGGAGGCCGAGATCGGGGTCTCCGCGGTGGCGGCGCCCGTCTACGAACGGGGCCGGGGGCCGCGGCCGATCGCGGCGATCTCGGTCACCGGTGGTACGCGCCGCCTGGACATGGACCGGATCGGAGCGCGGGTGTGTGCGGCGGCCCGTGCCCTGACCCGCACGCTGTCGGCGTGA